The region ACTTTACAACAACGGAGGCGAGTAATAGATATATTTGGGCAGTGTCGAATTTCAGTTTGATGTTCAATACCAATCAAGATGACTTTACTTTATCTATGAATCCGACGGGAGGAAGTCTCAACCTGAATACTTCAGGACTCACCTGGACCCAAAATACATGGCATCATATAGCAGCGACTTATAACGGGTCCCAAGCCATTATCTATTGGGATGGGGTAGCAGTCGCGACAGGTAATGCATCGGGAGTTCTCAACCCCTCAGGAGCAACAGAATATTTGGGAGCATTCAATACGACCAGTTACCATTGGCTCGGCGCAATGGATGAAATCAGAACGTATCAAAGGGCACTTACTGCGCAGGAGATACAGTCACTCTATAATTGGTCTCCCGGACCTGTCGGTTATTGGAAACTGGATGAAGGTTCAGGCACTACTGTTTATGACAGCAGCGGCAACGGGAATAACTCCAGTGCTTGGTCCGGGAATACCAAATGGGTCCAGGGGAAATACGGTTCTGCAACATCGCACGACGGAAGCGGAGATCGGATCACGATTCCGAGTTCGACAACACTCGATTATCAACCGAAATATACTTGGTCAGCTTGGCTCAATCCCACAGCGGGGAGTTATGAAATATTTGATAAAGCCGCTGACACAAACAACGGATGGAAAATCGGATCGAATGGTAATAAATATGCACTCACAATTTATTATACCGGTGATGATTTGATGTGCACTGTGCCAGCTGTAAACATGACAGTCGGAGAATGGCAGCATATCGCCTGGACGTGGGATGGTACAACGAGTTGTACCGGTGTGAAATTTTATAAAAACGGGAACTTAATTTCTTTTGAATCCACTACATCTCCTACCGGTACACGAGAAGTTGATACCGGTAAACAAATTCTCATCGGCGGAAACGGATATACCGATTATCCCGGTTTGATTGATGATTTTAAAATCTACAACTACGTCAGGACACAGGAACAAATTCTTGAGGATATGAATGCCGGTCATCCCACCATCGGCACACCTGTCGGCTCAACGGTTCTGCACTTGAGGATGGATGAAGGATACGGAACGATTGCCCATGACAGTAGTCCTCAGGGCAATGACTCAACAATCAGCGGTTCTACTTGGACAAATGACGGAAAATCCGGAAAAGGAATGTCTTTCAACGGTACATCAGGGTATGTAAATGCAGGTTCGAATGAATCTCTCGATGATTTGTCGACAGTGACTGTCAGCGCCTGGATCTATCCTACAGGTTATGGGGAAGGCGGGTTCGGCAGAATTGTAAATAAGAGCAATACCAGCAATACCAATTGGGCACTTACCCTTGTGAATGATTCTTCACAGCAAAGCATACGATTCTTTAAAGAGCGTGATACGGCATCAAATGCAACTCAGGTTACTGCTGCAAACGGTTCTATACAGCTGAATCGTTGGTATCATGTCGTCGGAGTATATGATGAAAGTGCCACTCCGCGCATGAAACTATTCATAGACGGAGTTGAAGCCTCATATGCCGAACAGATAGAAGGAACGGGTACGCCTGACACAGATGCCAGTTACAGTCTGACGGTTGGGAATCGCCTGGGTGGAGACAGGACATTTCAGGGTATCATTGATGAAGTCAAGATCTACCCTTTTGCTCTTACGGCAGAGCAAATTAAAATGGATCTTCAGGGAGGCAAGTCACTGGTTCTTGGTGCACAGAGCACCGGAGTAGGGGGGACATCTCCATCAAATTCATCCGACCGTTCATATTGTATACCCGGCGATACCTCTACCTGCAGTGCTCCCGTACTTGAACTTGATTTTGAAGAAGCAACGGGACAGACGGCATATGATACAAGTACGAACGGGAACAACGGTCAATTAGGCTCAGCCAGCGGAGTTGACAGTTCGGATCCAACATGGGGACTCGGACCTGACCATATGGCCGGAAGTGCCGTAGAGCTGGATGGCACTGATGATTATGTTCGTGTTGCCGACTCTGCATCACTTGATTTTCAGAACGGAAGTATCTCAGTTAGTATGTGGGTTTATTGGAACGGGAGCAGTAATTACGAAAGGATTTTGAGTAAAGCCAATACGGGATCACCTTACCACGGTGATTTTTATTTACAAATTAACGGAGCCGAAAGTCCTCAAAAAATAATTGGCCGATTTAAAACAGGGTCAGGTACGAGTGAAAATCCAATAGTTGAGACTACTACTGATTTCCCTACAAATCAATGGGTTTTTGTTTCTGCAACTTTTAATACAAATACAAATACCAGCAGGCTGTATATTAACGGGGCACTTATTGACGAGGATACATCGAGCACGGAAGAAATTGTAGACAATTCCGGATTCTTGTGCGTCGGATGTAACTCATCTTTTACATCCTCAAATTTTAACGGGAAAATCGACAATGTAAGGATTTACGACTACGCCAGAACTCCCGCTCAAATAGCCTGGGAATACAGTAAAGGGGCACCAATTGCACATTATCGTCTGGATGAATGTCAGGGGACAACAGCCAATAACTCTGCATTCACACCCACGGGTACAGCGGGGAACAACGGGACAATAACTGCCGGATCCTCCGGCAACACTAGTGTCGGGACGTGTACGTCCGGAAGCGGCACGGAAATGTGGGCAAACGGAGCATCAGGTCAATGGGAGGCAAGCCTTGATTTTGATGAGGTAGACGATAGGCTGGTCATTCCTGATATGGATCTCGGACAGGAGTTTACGGTTTCATTTTGGTTCAACTCAGTTGACAATACCGGCACGGGATATCAATATATGTACAGTCATGGGACGATTCAGACCGCAAATTCACTCAATATTTACTTTAATGAAGATAGTAATGCCATCAATACTCCCGGCACCATCCTTGTGAGCATTATGGATAGCAATGATGGTATCCCGCTCCTTTCTCAGGATGTAGAGACACAAATCGGATTATCTGACAGCACGTGGCATCA is a window of Candidatus Roizmanbacteria bacterium DNA encoding:
- a CDS encoding LamG domain-containing protein translates to MKVRIKQIKKLLIDFLRKRKRTVMLAGGGLILAFIIIGFIDKQIGLFKASSLDPVAYWKFDEGYGTAVNDSSGNGMTGTLGTGSSAPTWQAKEYCISEKCLKFDGSEDYVQRADNAALDIESELSISLWIKPTTLNGGTYYTLVYKGNSTNEANYYLQIYGDELNFGNYQAGWKGTATTDANIPTNQWTHVAMTYSDALDDIDFYVNGILKTDNGQDHDMVLSANNQPFYLGSSAAELEFYEGFLDEVRIYSYVRTPDQIKMDFQGGGSHGSSIRIGDADYSFLSQGLITYWKMDEAGVDAEGETLSNSSGTSHNITLYGDNSTGDNGTGMDCTAEGVYGTGCQFDGVDDYVNLNRFNYFDGTSEMTVSVWIKPDFTTTEASNRYIWAVSNFSLMFNTNQDDFTLSMNPTGGSLNLNTSGLTWTQNTWHHIAATYNGSQAIIYWDGVAVATGNASGVLNPSGATEYLGAFNTTSYHWLGAMDEIRTYQRALTAQEIQSLYNWSPGPVGYWKLDEGSGTTVYDSSGNGNNSSAWSGNTKWVQGKYGSATSHDGSGDRITIPSSTTLDYQPKYTWSAWLNPTAGSYEIFDKAADTNNGWKIGSNGNKYALTIYYTGDDLMCTVPAVNMTVGEWQHIAWTWDGTTSCTGVKFYKNGNLISFESTTSPTGTREVDTGKQILIGGNGYTDYPGLIDDFKIYNYVRTQEQILEDMNAGHPTIGTPVGSTVLHLRMDEGYGTIAHDSSPQGNDSTISGSTWTNDGKSGKGMSFNGTSGYVNAGSNESLDDLSTVTVSAWIYPTGYGEGGFGRIVNKSNTSNTNWALTLVNDSSQQSIRFFKERDTASNATQVTAANGSIQLNRWYHVVGVYDESATPRMKLFIDGVEASYAEQIEGTGTPDTDASYSLTVGNRLGGDRTFQGIIDEVKIYPFALTAEQIKMDLQGGKSLVLGAQSTGVGGTSPSNSSDRSYCIPGDTSTCSAPVLELDFEEATGQTAYDTSTNGNNGQLGSASGVDSSDPTWGLGPDHMAGSAVELDGTDDYVRVADSASLDFQNGSISVSMWVYWNGSSNYERILSKANTGSPYHGDFYLQINGAESPQKIIGRFKTGSGTSENPIVETTTDFPTNQWVFVSATFNTNTNTSRLYINGALIDEDTSSTEEIVDNSGFLCVGCNSSFTSSNFNGKIDNVRIYDYARTPAQIAWEYSKGAPIAHYRLDECQGTTANNSAFTPTGTAGNNGTITAGSSGNTSVGTCTSGSGTEMWANGASGQWEASLDFDEVDDRLVIPDMDLGQEFTVSFWFNSVDNTGTGYQYMYSHGTIQTANSLNIYFNEDSNAINTPGTILVSIMDSNDGIPLLSQDVETQIGLSDSTWHHLVVTVTSSGTKAYIDGVQQISYTNGNNGINPSGSIYIGARNDLNVTCFYDGKLDDVRIYNYPLTTTQIKELYKGGAVVFK